The proteins below are encoded in one region of Ereboglobus luteus:
- a CDS encoding magnesium transporter CorA family protein — translation MITSLVYRGNKFSALNPAPETLAAVREEPGALLWVDLSNPTDEEIKFILDSTFHFHPLAIEDCVSDAPVPKVEMYDDCMHLVMHAVTCDDEELFKTNEIDLFVGRNFLVSYHRAPQPVIESVLERMSKTSSALVRGPDRFAHTILDGMVDGYKPFLETLRLQVEGLAQRVIQRIDAEELFPRIVALRKQLSQLRQIVRPQRAVALELAQGKNRYIRNVMLPYMRDLEEELGRIETQAASLSDQLILSFRIFLNKTNHEANAGIRVMTAITALTFPTILIGGWYGMNFLDDMPELKMRYGYLCAAVAALLGTVGVWIFMRCKKWL, via the coding sequence ATGATCACCTCGCTCGTATATCGCGGAAACAAATTCTCGGCGCTCAATCCCGCGCCGGAGACGCTTGCCGCGGTGCGCGAGGAGCCCGGCGCGCTTCTGTGGGTTGATCTCTCGAATCCGACCGACGAGGAGATCAAATTCATTCTCGACTCAACCTTCCACTTTCACCCGCTTGCGATCGAGGACTGCGTGAGCGACGCGCCCGTCCCCAAGGTCGAAATGTATGACGACTGCATGCACCTCGTCATGCACGCGGTCACTTGCGACGACGAGGAGCTTTTTAAGACGAACGAAATCGACCTGTTTGTGGGGAGGAACTTTCTCGTTTCCTACCATCGCGCCCCGCAGCCCGTGATCGAGTCCGTGCTCGAGCGCATGTCGAAGACCTCCTCCGCGCTGGTGCGCGGCCCGGATCGTTTTGCGCACACGATTCTCGACGGCATGGTTGACGGCTACAAACCGTTCCTTGAGACGCTTCGCCTTCAAGTCGAGGGGCTCGCGCAGCGCGTGATCCAGCGCATCGACGCCGAGGAGCTTTTCCCGCGCATCGTGGCGTTGCGCAAGCAACTCTCGCAATTGCGCCAGATCGTGCGCCCGCAGCGCGCCGTCGCGCTTGAGCTCGCGCAGGGCAAAAACAGATACATTCGCAACGTGATGCTGCCGTATATGCGCGACTTGGAGGAGGAACTCGGGCGCATCGAGACGCAGGCCGCGTCGCTTTCCGACCAGTTAATTTTGTCGTTCCGGATTTTTCTCAACAAAACCAACCACGAGGCGAACGCCGGCATTCGCGTGATGACCGCGATCACCGCGCTCACGTTTCCCACGATCCTCATCGGCGGCTGGTATGGCATGAATTTTCTCGACGACATGCCCGAGCTGAAAATGCGCTACGGTTATCTATGCGCGGCCGTGGCGGCGTTGCTGGGCACGGTTGGCGTATGGATTTTCATGCGCTGCAAGAAGTGGTTGTGA
- a CDS encoding DUF3160 domain-containing protein, with product MLRPTLIALAAVFAISPFASAQRDKLPADELTPAQHEQLQRDKLIIGRTDYNQIFEPYLKLGKAPESIRFITSDAALAAYHALFEDSFRELELRRATRLRGDVEGLYNACKPHSSNKPTYPPDLIQHILGPAMVILGTPATTDNFSKKLIPEITRQAALIRTADKMECPPWLDYSEDDRFFRIDYRRCKPVSFYADDDALADYHRAVRWLQLIPMRATNDAELEAWAHMVIASRTLFVTTLPDFIVSFTGLSAFLGPIADRTIIVNNLDILRACAAVLGPREKSKKCTRLREVLLANARQNSVHTTINDEIRDKSPKDTSPLSEIRFRVIPTHALPDAEILSAFLSDEIHPNGLTVAAFLGSSFAYERMPQVDTGKWVSTNKRARLLTFPQDGQPRSLYANYIDVLRTLNAPPVKEAPSFMSSIPWQIKACQTQLASWAQIRHTYVLQSKLGLTYGGIEHAPHRRPVLSSPTPHSGVNMCVWLNAQSRYLMQKPCLSHP from the coding sequence ATGCTTCGCCCAACCCTGATTGCCCTCGCCGCCGTATTCGCGATTTCACCTTTCGCCAGCGCCCAGCGCGACAAACTTCCCGCCGACGAACTTACCCCCGCGCAACACGAACAACTCCAGCGCGACAAACTCATCATCGGCAGAACAGATTATAACCAAATTTTCGAGCCCTATCTGAAACTCGGCAAAGCGCCCGAATCCATTCGTTTCATCACCAGCGACGCCGCCCTCGCCGCCTATCACGCGCTATTCGAAGATTCGTTCCGCGAACTCGAACTGCGCCGCGCCACCCGCCTGCGCGGCGACGTGGAAGGCCTTTACAATGCATGCAAACCCCACTCTTCCAACAAGCCGACCTATCCGCCCGACCTTATCCAGCATATTCTCGGCCCCGCGATGGTGATTCTCGGCACTCCCGCGACCACGGATAATTTTTCAAAAAAACTGATTCCCGAAATTACACGTCAAGCCGCGCTCATACGCACTGCCGACAAAATGGAATGCCCTCCATGGCTCGATTACAGCGAAGATGATCGGTTTTTCAGAATCGACTACCGTCGCTGCAAGCCGGTGAGTTTCTATGCCGACGACGACGCGCTCGCCGACTACCACCGTGCCGTCCGCTGGTTGCAACTCATCCCCATGAGGGCAACCAACGACGCCGAGCTCGAAGCGTGGGCGCACATGGTCATTGCATCAAGAACACTATTCGTGACCACCCTGCCCGACTTCATAGTCAGTTTCACTGGATTAAGCGCTTTCCTTGGCCCGATTGCAGACCGCACTATTATAGTGAATAATTTGGATATCCTGCGTGCCTGCGCCGCCGTCTTGGGTCCCCGGGAGAAATCTAAAAAGTGCACCCGGTTGAGGGAAGTCCTCCTCGCAAATGCCCGTCAAAATTCAGTGCACACCACCATCAACGATGAAATCCGGGACAAATCCCCAAAAGATACGTCGCCCCTTTCCGAAATCCGTTTTCGCGTGATACCTACACACGCGCTCCCTGACGCCGAAATTTTATCCGCTTTTCTCTCCGACGAAATCCATCCCAACGGCCTCACTGTCGCGGCATTTCTCGGCTCGTCCTTCGCATATGAACGAATGCCTCAAGTCGACACTGGCAAATGGGTTTCCACAAATAAACGTGCCCGGCTCCTTACCTTTCCACAGGACGGACAGCCGCGTAGTCTTTACGCCAATTACATTGATGTGCTTCGCACTCTGAATGCTCCGCCCGTCAAAGAGGCGCCCTCATTCATGAGTAGCATTCCCTGGCAAATCAAAGCATGCCAAACCCAACTCGCCAGTTGGGCGCAAATCCGGCACACATATGTGCTACAATCAAAACTCGGATTAACCTACGGTGGCATAGAGCATGCCCCCCACCGCCGCCCGGTTTTGTCGAGCCCAACCCCGCATTCTGGCGTGAATATGTGCGTTTGGTTGAACGCACAATCACGTTACTTGATGCAGAAACCGTGTTTGAGCCATCCGTAA
- the gcvT gene encoding glycine cleavage system aminomethyltransferase GcvT, with translation MTLQRTPLYDFHVAHGGRMVDFAGWEMPVQYKSILEEHKTVRRAAGLFDVSHMGEFDVSGADAFAFLQRLLTNDLSKMTPGRIVYSPMCYPSGGVVDDLLVYKRGDGDYLLCVNAGNIAKDLDWIGEQLVALRKPDGARYDVTVSNRSADYALLAIQGPRALEIVQSLAPAAGLGEIKYYHFKDGIEVAGVRCLVSRTGYTGEDGFELYHAPADARALADALFAAGAPLGMELAGLGARDSLRLEAGFPLYGHEITADISPLTAGLDWTVKLKKEGGFVGSEPLAAEMESRASTAPQAQAALRKVVFFKTGDRRIVRAGAQVLNGAGEQIGEVLSGTLSPVLNEAIGSAIVPAAAAPHPLLTDIRGTKIALQLVKPPFVQLKK, from the coding sequence ATGACTCTTCAACGCACACCTCTTTACGACTTTCATGTGGCGCATGGCGGCCGCATGGTGGACTTCGCCGGTTGGGAAATGCCCGTCCAATACAAGAGCATTCTTGAGGAGCATAAAACCGTGCGCCGCGCCGCGGGTCTTTTTGATGTGAGCCACATGGGCGAATTCGATGTGAGCGGCGCGGACGCGTTTGCGTTTTTGCAGCGCCTCCTGACAAACGATCTTTCGAAAATGACGCCGGGGCGTATCGTGTATTCGCCGATGTGCTATCCGAGCGGCGGCGTTGTGGACGACCTGCTTGTTTACAAGCGCGGCGACGGGGATTATCTTCTCTGCGTCAACGCGGGCAATATCGCCAAGGACCTCGATTGGATCGGCGAGCAACTGGTTGCGTTGCGCAAGCCCGACGGGGCGCGTTATGACGTGACGGTCTCCAATCGTTCCGCTGACTACGCGCTGCTGGCGATTCAAGGCCCGCGCGCGCTTGAGATCGTGCAGTCGCTTGCGCCCGCCGCCGGACTTGGCGAGATCAAGTATTATCATTTTAAGGACGGCATCGAGGTTGCCGGAGTGCGGTGTCTTGTGAGTCGCACGGGATACACGGGCGAGGACGGTTTCGAGCTTTACCATGCGCCCGCCGACGCGCGCGCGCTGGCCGACGCGCTTTTCGCCGCGGGCGCGCCGCTCGGCATGGAGCTCGCCGGGCTTGGCGCGCGCGACAGCCTGCGGCTCGAGGCCGGATTCCCCCTCTACGGGCATGAGATCACGGCGGATATTTCCCCGCTCACCGCGGGGCTCGACTGGACGGTGAAGTTGAAAAAAGAAGGAGGCTTTGTCGGCAGCGAGCCGCTCGCGGCGGAGATGGAGTCGCGCGCCTCCACCGCGCCGCAAGCACAGGCGGCGTTGCGGAAGGTTGTGTTTTTCAAGACCGGCGACCGGCGCATCGTGCGCGCCGGGGCGCAGGTGCTCAATGGGGCGGGGGAGCAAATCGGCGAGGTGCTTTCGGGCACGCTTTCGCCGGTGCTCAACGAGGCCATCGGCTCGGCGATTGTTCCGGCGGCCGCGGCGCCGCATCCGTTGCTCACCGACATCCGCGGAACAAAAATCGCTTTGCAACTCGTCAAACCTCCATTTGTTCAACTAAAGAAATAA
- the gcvH gene encoding glycine cleavage system protein GcvH, which translates to MSNLPQDIKYTESHEWLKIDADGIATIGITDYAQGSLGDITYVQLPKAGAAFKVGESFGVVESVKAASDLYAPVAGTVVEVNAALDASPDLVNTAPFTDGWMLKIRMDSPASTAALLDAEAYAKLTA; encoded by the coding sequence ATGAGCAACCTCCCCCAAGATATCAAATACACCGAGTCCCACGAATGGCTCAAAATTGACGCCGACGGCATCGCGACCATCGGCATCACCGACTATGCGCAAGGCAGCCTCGGCGACATCACGTATGTGCAACTACCCAAGGCCGGCGCCGCGTTCAAGGTTGGCGAGAGTTTTGGCGTTGTTGAATCCGTGAAGGCCGCGTCCGACCTTTACGCGCCGGTGGCCGGCACGGTTGTCGAGGTCAACGCCGCGCTCGACGCATCGCCCGACTTGGTGAACACGGCGCCGTTCACCGATGGATGGATGCTGAAGATCCGCATGGATTCACCCGCAAGCACCGCCGCGCTTCTCGACGCGGAGGCATACGCAAAACTGACCGCCTGA
- the corA gene encoding magnesium/cobalt transporter CorA, producing the protein MIRSLIFSEGKLVGRDLEVEALRLVRADKGLVIWVDLEDPTDDETKAILEGVFQFHPLAIEDCVAPSSLPKIEDYDDYFFLVAHCVDPTRIEKFNTTEINLFLGRDFMVTFHRARMHVVQSVLERCARFIGGVIARGPDRLAHLLLDALIDNFKPVTDELRNELDLIEENVLSEETDGRRATTLIPKLIEVRSEINHLRQIIRPLREVVGRLTMGGSKNIRAATLPYFRDLRDNLIRIDETAATYADQLLISFDLYLNKSDFQANEGIKTLTALTALTLPATLVGTWYGMNFENMPELKTPFGYPIAIGVTLVITAVIWFWCKRRRWI; encoded by the coding sequence ATGATCCGTTCCCTCATATTCAGCGAAGGCAAGCTCGTGGGCCGCGACCTGGAGGTCGAGGCGCTCCGGCTTGTGCGCGCCGACAAGGGGCTTGTGATCTGGGTTGATCTTGAGGACCCGACGGACGATGAAACCAAGGCCATCCTCGAGGGCGTCTTCCAGTTTCACCCGCTCGCAATCGAGGACTGCGTGGCGCCCAGCTCGCTTCCAAAAATCGAGGATTACGACGACTACTTCTTCCTGGTCGCGCACTGCGTCGATCCCACGCGTATTGAAAAATTCAATACAACCGAGATCAATCTCTTCCTCGGGCGCGACTTCATGGTCACGTTTCACCGCGCCAGGATGCACGTCGTCCAGTCGGTGCTTGAGCGTTGCGCCCGTTTTATCGGCGGCGTGATCGCGCGCGGCCCGGACCGGCTCGCGCACCTTTTGCTCGACGCGCTCATCGACAACTTCAAGCCGGTCACGGACGAGTTGCGCAACGAGCTCGACCTGATCGAGGAGAACGTTCTCTCCGAGGAAACGGACGGACGGCGCGCCACGACCCTCATCCCCAAGCTCATCGAGGTGCGTTCGGAGATAAACCATTTGCGCCAGATTATCCGGCCGCTGCGCGAGGTTGTCGGGCGCCTGACGATGGGCGGCAGCAAAAACATACGCGCCGCCACGCTGCCTTATTTCCGCGACCTTCGAGACAACCTGATTCGCATTGATGAAACGGCCGCCACTTACGCCGACCAGCTGTTGATCTCGTTTGATCTCTACCTGAACAAATCGGACTTTCAGGCAAACGAAGGCATTAAGACGCTCACTGCCCTCACCGCGCTCACGCTCCCCGCGACGCTTGTCGGCACTTGGTATGGCATGAACTTTGAAAACATGCCCGAGCTGAAAACGCCGTTTGGCTATCCAATCGCAATCGGCGTCACCCTGGTGATTACCGCCGTGATTTGGTTTTGGTGCAAACGCCGCCGCTGGATATGA